AGGTGTACGACAGGCTGCCGAACAATACCGCCGGGTCGAAGGTCTTGACCAGCGAGATGCCGGGGGTAATGGCCCAGACGCCGTTGCCGCTGGGCAGGTCTTCGGGCACTGCCAGGTTGTCGTTGGTGGAGTTCTGGATCAGTTTGATGCCGTAAGGGTCCTTGCCGGTCGGGGCCTTCACGCGCAAGGTGGCGACGGCATCGGGCCAGGTTTCGTCCTCGTCGAGGAACTTGTAGGCCACCCCGAAGTTGACGTCGCCAATGATGGGGTCACGGGTGACCGTGGCGTCCGACGTGGTGTTGGCAGCGCCGCCCGCACCGCCCGAGGAATAGGTGGATTCGCGGTAAACGATCGGTACGTTGACGTCGAACTGCCAACGCTGGTCGAGGTTGTAGCGGGCGGTGAGGTCCAGGGTCCAGTTGTCGGCCTTGATGCGGTCGATGTTGATGTTGCCGAGGAAGATCGAATCCAGCGCCAGAAAACCGTTGAGCACCAGGGCGCGGGTGTCGTAGTGGGTGTAGGTCAGGCCGGTTTCGACACTGAACTTGCCGCCACCGAAGAAGCCGCTGGCCTCTTCATACAGGTTGGACACGCTCTGGGCCGGCTGGGAATCGTCCTGCAGCGACTGGCCGTAGGAACTGCCGGTGGTGCCGGGGGCGCCGGACGCCACGGTTTGTGCGCCTTTGACACCTTCGGCGGGGGATTTGGTCAGGCGCCGTGGGGCAGGGGCGGGCGGGGCTTCCTCGACTTGGCGCAGGCGCTGTTCCAGCACCATCAGCGCGTTCTGCTGCTGCTCGTAACGTTGTTTAAGCTGAATGAGTTCTTGTTTAAGCGCTTCGACTTGGGGGTCAGCGGCGTGGACCAGGGTGGCCGGAGCCAGGGTACTCAGACAAACGATAACGCGTAACCGAGAAAAACCGTGCATGGGTTAGCCGTCCCTTCTGACTACATACGATGAGACTGAGCGTAGATCAGTATCCGAGGTTGCGAAGGCCTTTGAGCTGATCCAGGTTGGTGCTCATTCCACCCGCTGTCGGGGCATTGTCCCGCAGCACGACATTGAGCGAGGTCAGGTTGCTGACCCGGTTGCTGGCGCCAAGCAGGGTGGTGTTCTGCATCAGGCCACCCTGGCCAAGGCGCTGCATGGCGCTGCCCTGATTGTTGTTGGCGATGATGTTCAGCGAAACCCCGTTGCCGGTGGAGGACACGCTCAGCGAGCCTGCGTCATTGTTGCCCGTCAGCGTGGAGCCCGCCGCCAACGCCTGGCCCTGTTGCTGTATGGCCGGGGCCTCATTGGCCTTGGTGACGTTGATGTCGACGTTGTTGTGGGCCGTGTTGTAATCACCCGCCGCGCGTACCACCTGCGTAACGCCTTCGGTGGTGCTCAGGCCGGCGCCGCCGCTGACGGTGCCGGTGCCCGCGCTTTGGGTCTGGCTGGTGCCGCTGCCTTTTTCGTCGATCATCGACACATAGAACTGCGGTTTGATGGTGGTTTGCTGCACCTGCAGCGAGGTGCGGGCGCCAATCACGTCGCCGTTGGCGTTCTGCCAGGTGCTGGACATCACGATGCCGAAGCTCACAATGCGCCCGGGCATTACGTAGCGCCCGCGCAATTGCGCCAGTTCATGGTCTTTGAGCTCGATCGGTTTCAGTGGCTCTGCCGTGGCCGGCAGGCTGGCGGCCAGGCAAATGGCGGCCAGCCAGGTGGTAGTCTTCATGGGGATGCTCCCGGAGGGTGGTGCCCATTGGTGTCAGAAGAAGTCGCTCTGAATGAAGCCGAAGTCCATCAGTTCGGCGTCCTGCACCGGTGTGAAACTGTTCACCCGGTTCTTGGCCGAGAGCGGCAGCGGCGGTTCGAGCAGCACGTTGTTCTTGTCGTAACCCTGGCCGATGACGGCGAAGATGATGCCGTTCCAGCCCTTGAGGAAATCTTCGACCTTGTAGCGCTTGTGGCCGAGTACCGGGTCGCCGACGTACACCCAGCCTTTGTCGACCCGCTGCATGACCACAAAGTGCTTGTAGCCGCGCACGTCCATCAGCACCACCACCGGAATGCGCACGCTGTTGAGCGCATCGGGGGCCACCCGGTAGCCACGGGCGCGCATGCCCAGGCTTTCGACGTAGCGCTTCATGTCGAGCATCGAGAAGCCCTGCGTACGCACCAGGTCCTGGTCGGCGTGCTCCAGCATGCCTTCGATGATCTGGTGCTCGTCCACGTCAAGCCAGTAGGCCTGGCGCAGGATGGTTGCCAGCGCCGCGGCGCCGCAACTGAAGTCGGTTTTTTGCTGCACCAGGTCAGCGAACTTGCGTTCGCGGATGCTCTGGATGGGTTTGTAGATCACGGCGCCCCCCGGCAGAACGGAAAGCGGCATCTGGGCGGCTTCGCTGACACTGGCCACACACAGCAGGAATGCCAAGGCGATAATGCGCATGTTCGACGCCCCCTGTTTCTTCTTATGGTTGGCCGGCTTGCAGAAAGAGGCCCCCGAAGGGGCCTCCCGCCTGCCGTTACATCGAGGTGTTGGAGATGGCCAGCGAGTTGCTTTGCTGGTTGCCCACACCGGCTGCCACGTTCACGCCCAGGTTGCCGCTGCCGCCATTGACCGAACCACTGAGGGTTGCGGTGTTGGTTACAGGGTTGGCCCAGCCGGTCGGGGTCAGCACTTGCCACGAGACAGTGTTGCTCATGCTGTACTCGCTAGCCTCGCTGTAGCTCTTCGAGATGCTGTCCGACGATTGCGAAGCTTTTTCGCCGGATTTCTCGAAGGCCGAGGCGTTGGCTTTTTCCCATGCCGACTCGTGTGCCTTCTCGTAGGAAGAATCGCGAGACTTGTCATAAGACGAGTCGCGAGTGCTGCTACGCGAAGAGTCATACGCCTTGTCGAAGTTCGAGCTGTAGGACTTGTCGAACGACGAGTTGCTGGCAGACTCGTGCGACGTATCGATCGATGCGTCTACCGAGGCATTCAGGTCGGCGTCGAACTCCGAGCTGCGCGAACGGGTGAAGTTGCCGAAGGTTTGCGACGAAGAAGCGCTGCCCGAAGCACTGGCGTCGAGCGATGCGTTCAGCGAAGCACTGGAGGACGAGCTGTGATCACGGCTGGACGAACCGCTGGCATCCCAGTTGTTCGAACCGCTGGCAGTCATGCTGTTGGTGGAGCTGGAGCTGCTGCTGTTCGAGCCGCTGGCGGTCATGCTGCTAGACCCGCTGGAGCTGCTGCTCTTCGACCCGCTGGCGCTGCTTTCGCTGGAACCCGCCACGCTGAAGCTCGAGCTGGAGCTCTTGTCGACGCTGGCGTCAAACGAGCCAGACTTCGACGCCGAACCGCTCTTGCTTACAGTCAGCGACAAAGTGTCGATGGTGTAGGTACGGTCAGCATAGTTGTTGACCACCAGGCCAGGGCCATTCTGGTCGGCAGAGGCGGTCGCCTTGGAGGTACCCATCGGCGCACTGTTGTTGGCAATGGCCATGGTGTTTTTCTGCTGGTTCAGGTCGCCACCGGCAATGTTGATACCGACGTTGCCGCTGCTGCCATCAGCCGAGCCACTCATCACAGCCGAGCTTTGAGTGGAGAAGTTGGTGACCTTGTTGTTGTTGCTGTACTGCTTGACGCTGGCGGTCGCTTCGGACGAACCGAAGACGAAGCTGTTGTCCAGGGCAGAGTTGTCGGACGCGGTGTTGGCAATGGCCGCTGCGTTGTCCTGTTGGTTGCCGTTACCGGCCGCGACGTTGACACCGACGTTGCCGCTGGCGCCGGTGGCGGAGCTGCTCATTTCAGCTTCGTTGACGGTGCCTTCGTTGTAGATGCGGTTACCGGTGCTTCTTTGCGAGTCGGTAGCCTTCGCGGTGGCGCTGGTGTAGATCTGTTTTGGAGGAGGGTTGTGGTGGCCATTATGGCCTCCACGCCGATCGTTCTGATCCGCTTGTGCAGCAACAGCCATGACCGCAGCAATTGCGAAAACCAGAGGCTTGAGTGCCATCGAGGGTTTCATGGTGTTTCTCCGTCTTTTTTAGGTTAAGTGTTGTTCTTACCTGTTGCGGGTCAGTTCGCGACCCTTACGCTCAGGGTGTTAGCCGTCTGGTTCCCCACCCCGGCGCTCTGATTCAACTGGATCACCCCACGGCTACCGGTGAATGCCTGGTCACCCGTGGTGACCTGGCGATGGCCGGGTATGGAGCCAGTTGGATCGGAGCTGTTGATCAGCGCCACGTTCTGCTGCATGAGGACGCTGTCATCAATACTTTGTGGTTCTGTGCTCAGGCCGATGCGCAGGGCATTGGCTTGCTGGTTGCTGGTGCCGGCACTCTGGTTCACGCCCAGTGCGCCGCTGCCATGGCTGAAGGAACTGCCCTGGATGTTGGCCTGGGCATCGATGGCCGGGTCCACCACGCTGAACCGGCGCTGGCGGATATCGGTGGTGGCCTGGGCACCGGGGCCGGTGGCGAAGGCGCGGGCGTTGGCTTGTTGCTGCAGGTCGCCGGCTGCCTGGTTGAGGGAGAAGTTGCCCTGGTAGAGGGCGCCGGAATTGTCGATGGTGGCGTTGTCGATCACCGGGCCTTGGGCCAGGGCGGTGGTACTGCACAACGCGGCGAGGATGAGCAGGGTGTGCCTCATCTCACTTGCCTCCGGTCAGGATCTGCAGCGGCGCCAGGCCACGCTGCACGCTGGAGTTGACCATGTTGCTGATGCCGTTGCCGCCGCCTGCGGCGCGGCCGCTGGCCATATTGGGCAATTGCGTCTGGTTGCCAATGTTGCCGCCCAGGTTGTTGGTCTGCTGGGTGACCATGTTGCTGATGCCGGCCCCGCTGGTAATGCCCGCGAAGTCGCCGTCGCTCAGCTCGTTGGTTTGCTTGAGGATGTGGGCGGAGGGGTTGGCATTGGCGGTGGTCGGGTAGGGGTCAGGTGCGAGGGGGGCGCGGTAGGCGATGCGCGGTTGCACGTCGCGGGTGATGACGATGATCCCGTTGTCGGCCTGGGCCGACAGACTCAAGGTGGACCCCAGGGCGCAACTGAGCAGTAGCAGGCGATGGATGCCTTTGTCGAATTTCCCCACGATGGCAATTCCTTCTTCAGATCGCTGGGCCTGTCGGGCGTTGCGAGTGAGAGAGCAGAAGCCGTGCCGGTTTTGGGTTTTCCAAGCCATTCAATGACTTGCGAAAACTGATCGTGGTTGTCGGTTTTTTGTTGTAATACGCCTGAGACAGTTTTTGCGCCAAACGCCTGCAAGCCCGTTTGCAGGCCTGCCAAAAGGCCATTTTGCCACTGTGTTTCACCGATTTGACACTTCCCCCGAATGGGGGGCAACAGCGCGCATTTACGGGGAATTGCGCCCACACGGGTGTTTCAATGGGTTAACACTCGGTTGCGCAGTCGGGCTGTTTTCCGTCCAGAAGGCGCTGAACAGCGCTCAGCGCTGCAGCACTGCGCGCTGGCCAGTCACCGTCAATAATCTGCAGCGGCTGGCGGTGTTTTTGCAACCAGTTCAGGCTGTCGTCAAAGAACGCCTGGCGGTCGCGCAGGTCGGGCTGGCTGCGCTGGCCATCGGCAACCCACCCAACGCCTTGCGGGCTGAGCAGCAGGTGCAGGTCGTAATGGCGTGCCAGCAGCGCCTGCTCCAGCCAGGCAGGGCAGCCCTGGAACAGGGCGTGGCTCCAGAGCATGTTGCTGAGCAGGTGGGTGTCAAGAATCAGCAACTCGGGCGCCTGCTGGCGCGCCTGGTCTTCCCAGGCCAGTTGCCCGCGGGCGATGGGGCCGATGTCGGCGTAGCAGGTGTCGCGGCACTCCTGGTCAATGAAATGGCGCACGTACTCGGCTACCACCACACCACCGAAGTGCTGCTGGATTTCCCCGCTGAGCCAGCTCTTGCCACTGGACTCCGGGCCGCACAGCACCAGCACCTTCATGGCTGCACCAGCGCCGGATCACGGCGCCATTCCAGCCAGCCGCGCACGGCAATTACGGTGAGCACGGCGAAGAAGCCGGCAGTGAAGTACAGCTGCTGGTGCAGGTACTGGCCTACGTAGACCACGTCCACCACTACCCACAACGGCCAGCACTGCAGGCGCTTTTGCGCCATCCACAGTTGAGCCACAAGGCTGAAGCCGGTCAGCGTGGCGTCCAGCCAGGGCAGTGCTGCGTCAGTCCACTGGGCCATGGCGGCGCCCAAGGCCAAGCTGACCAGCACACCGCCGGCCAGGCCGGTGAGCAAAGCCTGGTGGGATAAGCGGGACACCACACGCGCATCGGCGCTGCGGCCTGGGCGCTTCCACTGCCACCAGCCATATACCTGCAGCACCGCATAGGCCAGTTGCAGCAGCATGCCCGAATACAGCTTCACCTCGTAGAACAGCCAGCCGTAGATGAGCACCATCACCAGGCCAATTGGCCAGCACCAGGCGTTTTGCTTGACGGTAAGCCAGACGGCAGTGACGCCGAGTACGGCGGCGAAGAGTTCGAGGCCGGACATCGGCGATCCTTGGAATACGGGAGGGCCGCGATTGTAGCCTGCCCGTGCAGGCAGGAGTAGCCGTCAGCGCATGTCGATCAAACCCTGAACTGACGCAGCACGTGCTCCAATTGCTCGCTCAGGCGCCCCAGCTCCACACCGGCGTCACTCGACTGGCGTGCCGCATCGGCGGTTTGTTGCGACAGCCCGGCGGTGTCCAGCACATTGCGGTTTATTTCCTCGACCACATGGGCCTGCTGCAGGGTTGCGCTGGCAATCGAGGCATTGAGCGCGGTGAGGCTGTGCAGGGCCTGGCTGATGGCGTCCAGGCTCGAGCCGGCCACACGTGCCTGCTCGACGGTTTGGCGCGACGCTTCGCTGCTGGTATCGATGGCCTTTACCGCAGCGTCCGACTGGCCCTGCAGGTGCTCGATCATGGTGTGGATTTCGGCGGTCGACTGGGCGGTGCGCTGGGCCAGCAGGCGCACTTCGTCGGCGACTACGGCAAAGCCCCGGCCTTGTTCGCCAGCGCGGGCGGCTTCGATGGCCGCGTTCAGGGCGAGCAGGTTGGTCTGTTCGGCGATAGAGCGGATCACGTCCAGTACGCCGCCGATTTTGGTGCTGTGCCCTGCCAGTTCGCGGATGACCTGCACGGCCTGGTCGATGGTCATCGATAATCGATCAATCTGCTGCAGGCTGCCGTGAATGGCCTGCTGGCCGTGCTCTACCTGCTGCTGGGCCGCGCGCATTTCCCCTGCGGCCTGCTCGGCAGTTTTGGCCACGTCCTGCACGGCATAGGTGACTTCGTTGACGGCAGTGGCCACCTGGTCCATTTGCAGCGACTGTTGCGCACTGTGCTGCTGGGCAGCGCAAGCATTGTCGCCCACTTGGCCGGCGGACTGCGCCAGCGCATGGGCCGCGCCCTGCAGTTGGCCGACCACGCCCTGCAACTTGCCGTTGAACCGGTTGAAATGTTCGCCCAGGTGGGTGATTTCATCGCGGCCATGGGTGTCCAGCCGGCGGCTCAGGTCGCTTTCGCCGCTGGCAATGTTACCCATGGCCTGCACGGCTTCCTGCAAGGGCTTGGCAATGCTGCGGGTAATCAGCAGCACCACCAGGGCCAGCAACAAGGCGATGCCCAGGCCGACCAGCCCCGCGTCACGCAGCTGGCGGGCAAATTCAGCCTGTACGTCATCCACGTAAACCCCGGAACCGATGATCCAGCCCCACGGTTTGAACAATTGAATGTAGGACGTCTTGGCCACCGGCTCGGTGGCGCCGGGCTTGGGCCAGCGGTAGTCGACCGGGCCGGCACCCTGGCTGCGGGCGAGGGCCACCATTTCGTTGAACACGGCAAAACCGTCCGGATCGCGGATGGCCGACAGGTCCTGGCCATCGAGCTTGGGGTTGGCCGGGTGCATGATCATCTTCGGGCCAAGGTCGTTGATCCAGAAGTAATCGTTCTGGTCGTACCGCAACGCCCGCACCACTTGCAGTGCCTGTTGCTGGGCAGCTTCGCGGCTGAGTGTGCCAGCAGCCTCCAGGCCCTGGTAATAGGCCAGCACACCCGCGGCCGTTTGTACCACATGGCGCGTTTTCTCGGCTTTGGCCTGGTAAAGGTCGCCATGAATCTGGCGCAGCATCAACAGCCCCAGCACCACCAGCATGCCCACCGCAACCACCAGAATCAGCCACAGACGGCGGCTGATCGACATCGACCTCAAGGTTTTCATCCAGGGCACTCCGCATTGTTCTTTTTATTCATGCGCATCCAAGCACGCTTTGCCGCAGCCCCCCACCCGACCAATGGCTAAGTGCCAGTTCTGGCCTAGTCTGCAACCTGTGGTGCAAGCCTTTGCAAAGCGCCTTTGATAGGATCTCGGCCGCACAAGATGAAACCTTTAGGCCGGTGAACTTTTCCGCTGGCGTTGCACCCAACGGTCGCTGTAAAACGGCCGCGCCGTGAGTGGCAATTACACGTAAATCAAGAACAAGGGGCCTGCAAGCAGCAGCGCTTCAACGGGGGAATGATGGATTTGTGGACTGCCTTGCAGGCAATCATCTTAGGCGTGGTCGAAGGGCTGACGGAGTTCTTGCCCATTTCGAGTACCGGGCACCAGATCATC
The genomic region above belongs to Pseudomonas sp. PSKL.D1 and contains:
- a CDS encoding C39 family peptidase → MRIIALAFLLCVASVSEAAQMPLSVLPGGAVIYKPIQSIRERKFADLVQQKTDFSCGAAALATILRQAYWLDVDEHQIIEGMLEHADQDLVRTQGFSMLDMKRYVESLGMRARGYRVAPDALNSVRIPVVVLMDVRGYKHFVVMQRVDKGWVYVGDPVLGHKRYKVEDFLKGWNGIIFAVIGQGYDKNNVLLEPPLPLSAKNRVNSFTPVQDAELMDFGFIQSDFF
- a CDS encoding heme utilization protein produces the protein MKPSMALKPLVFAIAAVMAVAAQADQNDRRGGHNGHHNPPPKQIYTSATAKATDSQRSTGNRIYNEGTVNEAEMSSSATGASGNVGVNVAAGNGNQQDNAAAIANTASDNSALDNSFVFGSSEATASVKQYSNNNKVTNFSTQSSAVMSGSADGSSGNVGINIAGGDLNQQKNTMAIANNSAPMGTSKATASADQNGPGLVVNNYADRTYTIDTLSLTVSKSGSASKSGSFDASVDKSSSSSFSVAGSSESSASGSKSSSSSGSSSMTASGSNSSSSSSTNSMTASGSNNWDASGSSSRDHSSSSSASLNASLDASASGSASSSQTFGNFTRSRSSEFDADLNASVDASIDTSHESASNSSFDKSYSSNFDKAYDSSRSSTRDSSYDKSRDSSYEKAHESAWEKANASAFEKSGEKASQSSDSISKSYSEASEYSMSNTVSWQVLTPTGWANPVTNTATLSGSVNGGSGNLGVNVAAGVGNQQSNSLAISNTSM
- a CDS encoding adhesin is translated as MRHTLLILAALCSTTALAQGPVIDNATIDNSGALYQGNFSLNQAAGDLQQQANARAFATGPGAQATTDIRQRRFSVVDPAIDAQANIQGSSFSHGSGALGVNQSAGTSNQQANALRIGLSTEPQSIDDSVLMQQNVALINSSDPTGSIPGHRQVTTGDQAFTGSRGVIQLNQSAGVGNQTANTLSVRVAN
- a CDS encoding AAA family ATPase; translated protein: MKVLVLCGPESSGKSWLSGEIQQHFGGVVVAEYVRHFIDQECRDTCYADIGPIARGQLAWEDQARQQAPELLILDTHLLSNMLWSHALFQGCPAWLEQALLARHYDLHLLLSPQGVGWVADGQRSQPDLRDRQAFFDDSLNWLQKHRQPLQIIDGDWPARSAAALSAVQRLLDGKQPDCATEC
- the pnuC gene encoding nicotinamide riboside transporter PnuC, encoding MSGLELFAAVLGVTAVWLTVKQNAWCWPIGLVMVLIYGWLFYEVKLYSGMLLQLAYAVLQVYGWWQWKRPGRSADARVVSRLSHQALLTGLAGGVLVSLALGAAMAQWTDAALPWLDATLTGFSLVAQLWMAQKRLQCWPLWVVVDVVYVGQYLHQQLYFTAGFFAVLTVIAVRGWLEWRRDPALVQP
- a CDS encoding methyl-accepting chemotaxis protein produces the protein MKTLRSMSISRRLWLILVVAVGMLVVLGLLMLRQIHGDLYQAKAEKTRHVVQTAAGVLAYYQGLEAAGTLSREAAQQQALQVVRALRYDQNDYFWINDLGPKMIMHPANPKLDGQDLSAIRDPDGFAVFNEMVALARSQGAGPVDYRWPKPGATEPVAKTSYIQLFKPWGWIIGSGVYVDDVQAEFARQLRDAGLVGLGIALLLALVVLLITRSIAKPLQEAVQAMGNIASGESDLSRRLDTHGRDEITHLGEHFNRFNGKLQGVVGQLQGAAHALAQSAGQVGDNACAAQQHSAQQSLQMDQVATAVNEVTYAVQDVAKTAEQAAGEMRAAQQQVEHGQQAIHGSLQQIDRLSMTIDQAVQVIRELAGHSTKIGGVLDVIRSIAEQTNLLALNAAIEAARAGEQGRGFAVVADEVRLLAQRTAQSTAEIHTMIEHLQGQSDAAVKAIDTSSEASRQTVEQARVAGSSLDAISQALHSLTALNASIASATLQQAHVVEEINRNVLDTAGLSQQTADAARQSSDAGVELGRLSEQLEHVLRQFRV